In one Candidatus Nitronereus thalassa genomic region, the following are encoded:
- a CDS encoding DUF2892 domain-containing protein, with the protein MNTKRRIHDSIAGGLITLGVALGFYVDPTWLLLPGILGVTLLQSGVTGFCPVYFILDRTCPND; encoded by the coding sequence ATGAATACCAAGCGACGAATTCATGACAGTATTGCTGGCGGTTTGATTACCCTTGGTGTGGCCCTGGGTTTTTATGTAGACCCCACGTGGCTTCTCTTGCCTGGCATTCTTGGAGTCACCTTACTGCAAAGTGGAGTTACTGGTTTTTGTCCCGTCTATTTTATTCTTGATCGAACCTGCCCTAATGATTAA
- the ttcA gene encoding tRNA 2-thiocytidine(32) synthetase TtcA, with product MRNSDLVVPRIRTFGNLKNKGPLKSIHTRLCRLVGQAIADFSMVDEGDRIMVCVSGGKDSYGLLDILLALQKKAPIRFDLIAVNLDQKQPGFPGEVLPKYLAALGVEFHIEEQDTYSVVKELIPEGKTMCSLCSRLRRGVLYRLADQLGVTKIALGHHRNDLVETLFLNMFLKGRFASMPPKLLSDDGRHVVIRPLAYVDEADLASYAELKTFPIIPCNLCGSQDNLKRQDMKRLIQHLDQQFPGCVENILSSMGRVKPHRLMDSTLFDFVQMQSVVPGTQENLQFGEEAV from the coding sequence ATGAGGAATAGTGATTTAGTTGTTCCCAGAATAAGGACTTTCGGGAACCTGAAGAATAAAGGACCCCTGAAATCCATTCATACCCGCCTGTGCCGACTTGTGGGGCAAGCCATTGCCGATTTCAGTATGGTTGATGAAGGCGATCGGATAATGGTCTGTGTGTCCGGAGGCAAGGATAGTTATGGGTTGTTGGATATTTTGCTCGCGCTCCAGAAAAAAGCGCCAATTCGTTTTGATCTGATCGCTGTTAATTTAGATCAAAAGCAACCTGGTTTTCCAGGTGAGGTATTACCTAAATACTTGGCAGCACTCGGAGTGGAATTTCATATCGAGGAACAAGATACCTATTCAGTGGTGAAGGAGTTGATCCCTGAAGGCAAGACGATGTGCTCTTTGTGTTCAAGGCTTCGGCGTGGGGTGCTTTATCGATTGGCTGATCAGCTTGGCGTGACAAAGATCGCTTTAGGCCATCATCGAAATGATCTGGTCGAAACCTTATTTCTCAATATGTTTCTCAAGGGGCGGTTTGCCAGCATGCCTCCTAAGTTGTTGTCTGATGATGGGCGGCATGTGGTGATTCGTCCTTTAGCCTATGTCGATGAGGCTGACTTAGCCAGTTATGCCGAGTTAAAGACCTTCCCCATCATTCCCTGCAATTTGTGCGGATCGCAAGATAATCTCAAACGACAGGACATGAAACGATTGATTCAACACCTCGATCAGCAGTTTCCTGGTTGTGTCGAAAATATCCTTTCTTCGATGGGCCGTGTGAAACCTCATCGCTTAATGGATTCCACCTTATTTGATTTTGTACAGATGCAATCTGTTGTCCCAGGGACACAGGAAAATCTTCAATTTGGGGAAGAAGCTGTCTGA
- a CDS encoding AI-2E family transporter, with protein MSFLATAGWLIILVAGMKAGHAILVPLLLSMFISIICAGPMMWLESKRVPSGVALLLVMLGVSGLGVAMVAMIGTSVDDFSLALPRYQVRLEQELAAFFGWLQNQGLAISTPDLLDHVNPGAAMELGANMLSGLGGIFTNSFLILMTVIFMLMESSAFRKKVQLIWEGNDRSSGAFGQFAHDVQHLLAIKTAVSIGTGLVVGIWVAVLGVDFPVLWGLLAFLLNYIPNLGSILAGAPAVLLGFIQFGIGRALLVAAGYVVVNIVFGNVIEPKLMGQRLGLSTLTVFLSLVFWGWVWGPVGMILSVPLTMVVKIALESREDTRWIALLLASDAAVKEAVLAVDSPPEPKTL; from the coding sequence ATGTCATTTTTGGCCACGGCTGGATGGTTGATTATTTTGGTGGCAGGCATGAAGGCAGGTCATGCCATTCTCGTCCCACTGTTGTTGTCGATGTTTATTTCCATTATTTGTGCGGGACCAATGATGTGGCTAGAGAGCAAACGAGTGCCTTCGGGTGTGGCTCTGTTGTTGGTGATGCTTGGAGTGTCGGGTCTGGGAGTCGCCATGGTGGCCATGATCGGTACCTCGGTGGATGATTTCTCCTTGGCGCTTCCTCGTTATCAAGTTCGCCTTGAGCAAGAGCTCGCAGCCTTTTTTGGATGGCTCCAAAATCAAGGTTTGGCGATTTCGACCCCCGACCTCTTGGATCATGTCAATCCTGGTGCAGCCATGGAGCTCGGGGCCAATATGCTTTCAGGGTTAGGGGGGATTTTTACGAACTCCTTTTTGATTCTAATGACTGTGATCTTCATGTTAATGGAGTCGTCCGCATTTCGAAAAAAAGTCCAATTAATTTGGGAAGGGAATGATCGTTCATCAGGAGCCTTTGGTCAGTTTGCCCATGATGTGCAACATTTATTAGCGATCAAAACGGCTGTGAGTATCGGAACCGGCCTCGTGGTTGGGATTTGGGTAGCGGTTCTGGGTGTGGATTTCCCTGTACTCTGGGGACTCTTGGCCTTTTTACTCAATTATATCCCCAATTTGGGGTCTATCCTTGCAGGTGCTCCCGCAGTGCTATTGGGATTTATTCAATTTGGGATTGGCCGAGCGCTCCTTGTGGCGGCAGGGTATGTAGTCGTGAATATTGTCTTTGGCAATGTGATCGAACCCAAACTCATGGGGCAACGACTTGGGTTATCGACTCTCACGGTGTTTTTATCATTAGTATTCTGGGGATGGGTCTGGGGACCAGTCGGCATGATCCTTTCCGTTCCCTTAACGATGGTCGTAAAAATTGCTTTGGAAAGCAGGGAAGACACGCGATGGATTGCTCTGTTATTGGCTTCCGATGCGGCGGTAAAAGAAGCCGTCCTTGCCGTTGACTCTCCGCCCGAACCCAAAACTCTGTAA
- a CDS encoding CBS domain-containing protein, protein MTEPVHCVGPEVTLAELRGIFKRVRYHHILVAQDNQLLGVISDRDVLRMSSPFLDTTDATAHDQSLLDNHAQTIMSTTLITAKKDTLIDAAAILLLEHNISCLPVVSTNGDIEGILTWKDMLKYYVYVR, encoded by the coding sequence ATGACGGAGCCTGTCCACTGTGTTGGACCAGAGGTCACCTTAGCTGAACTACGCGGAATTTTTAAACGGGTTCGGTATCACCACATACTCGTAGCCCAGGACAACCAACTTTTGGGCGTCATTTCGGATCGAGATGTCTTACGCATGTCGAGCCCCTTTCTAGATACCACCGATGCGACGGCCCACGATCAATCTCTACTTGACAACCATGCGCAAACTATAATGTCCACCACATTAATCACCGCCAAAAAAGATACCCTCATTGACGCCGCTGCTATTTTATTACTCGAACATAATATTTCGTGCTTACCCGTGGTTTCCACTAATGGAGACATCGAAGGCATTCTGACTTGGAAAGACATGCTGAAATATTATGTCTATGTGCGGTAA
- a CDS encoding FapA family protein produces the protein MRLTIGFNEQDRTLYAELTTNEESEEISMHAVKQKVEEAGYRNLNFPANAIAELLANAQQGKESTVALKTLIDATASVTLANDKQRAFLTLTTADGGTLITLDNIFHAIATAGVSTDLVDREAVNTCLEQQSVKDVCIAQGRLPQKGKDAEFISLVDSEMVTPPTVDEHGVADMMHTHQFVIVEVGTPLMRRVPATQGEPGTDVTGSEIKPTPGNDMGFSMNLTGAIISPEDPNLLIAQVKGHPLVEKQGVHVDPTLHLDSVDVNTGDISFDGSLEVKGEVVAGLSIDVTGDVIIQGGVDRAMIKAGHNIKIGGGIFGEEETKGITETPIEYCLKAGADIEAKFVNLATLQAENNIVIKEYLNHSYVKAGNQLLLGQEGGKGIVFGGHCEALHRITANQIGNEGYIPTYVTAGHLSEVYKVYHNLENEFAARTHEAEQLAAVHAKIQQGDPILLGKIPLDKSQKIQNTILAIQEKMARTQNLLTALEPEIELQKKATIEVTKTIYPNTIMTINGTAKLFSEKTEGSTWIQLGSALMQPGKDHQPATPEKRE, from the coding sequence ATGCGACTAACCATCGGATTCAATGAACAGGATCGAACGCTGTATGCCGAGCTTACGACAAATGAGGAATCCGAAGAGATTTCCATGCACGCCGTGAAACAGAAGGTGGAAGAGGCGGGATACCGCAACCTCAATTTTCCTGCCAACGCGATCGCGGAACTCCTTGCAAATGCCCAGCAGGGAAAAGAAAGTACGGTGGCCTTGAAAACCCTGATCGATGCAACAGCGTCCGTGACTCTCGCCAATGACAAGCAACGAGCCTTTCTCACCCTCACGACTGCCGATGGGGGGACGCTAATCACTTTGGATAACATTTTCCATGCCATTGCCACCGCCGGAGTATCCACGGATTTGGTAGATCGAGAGGCCGTGAACACATGTCTTGAACAACAATCGGTCAAAGACGTATGTATCGCTCAAGGTCGACTCCCCCAAAAAGGGAAGGATGCGGAGTTTATCTCCCTGGTAGATTCCGAAATGGTTACGCCTCCCACTGTGGATGAACATGGTGTGGCGGATATGATGCACACGCATCAATTCGTCATCGTGGAGGTGGGAACACCACTCATGCGACGTGTCCCCGCAACTCAAGGCGAACCGGGGACCGATGTGACTGGATCTGAAATAAAACCGACACCAGGGAATGACATGGGATTTTCCATGAACCTAACCGGAGCCATCATTTCCCCAGAGGACCCGAACCTTCTGATCGCCCAAGTCAAAGGCCATCCTTTGGTAGAAAAACAGGGGGTCCATGTTGACCCGACGCTTCATTTGGACAGCGTAGATGTCAACACCGGAGATATTTCCTTTGACGGCTCATTGGAGGTCAAGGGTGAAGTTGTTGCTGGCTTATCGATTGACGTCACGGGGGATGTCATTATTCAAGGAGGCGTGGACCGGGCCATGATCAAAGCCGGCCACAACATCAAAATCGGTGGTGGGATTTTTGGTGAAGAAGAAACTAAAGGCATCACAGAAACACCTATTGAATATTGTTTGAAAGCTGGGGCGGATATTGAGGCCAAGTTTGTGAATTTGGCTACCCTCCAAGCAGAGAACAATATTGTCATCAAGGAATATCTGAATCACAGTTATGTCAAAGCCGGCAATCAATTGCTTCTCGGCCAAGAAGGGGGAAAAGGCATCGTGTTTGGCGGACATTGCGAAGCCTTACATCGAATTACCGCCAATCAAATCGGTAATGAAGGGTATATACCCACATACGTAACCGCCGGGCACCTCAGTGAGGTATATAAGGTGTATCACAACCTCGAAAACGAATTTGCCGCTCGTACTCATGAAGCAGAGCAATTAGCCGCCGTTCACGCCAAAATACAACAAGGCGACCCCATTCTCCTCGGAAAGATTCCCTTGGATAAATCCCAAAAAATTCAGAACACCATTCTGGCCATCCAAGAAAAGATGGCCAGAACCCAAAACCTGCTCACCGCCTTAGAACCGGAAATCGAACTTCAAAAAAAGGCAACCATTGAAGTGACCAAAACCATCTACCCCAACACCATCATGACAATCAATGGAACCGCCAAACTGTTTTCAGAAAAAACTGAGGGATCCACATGGATTCAACTAGGGAGCGCACTGATGCAACCGGGGAAGGACCACCAACCCGCAACTCCGGAAAAAAGGGAATAG
- a CDS encoding PEP-CTERM sorting domain-containing protein: MKSVLRSGMSLLALAGMLMVASPSHALLVDATVSAGDAEIDPIRPGGTITLKFNGLPSLALTDALVTVTVFGGYLSPDEYIDLSLDGLPGGRWLNNNTADDLLTGPVGDVGNSYFSDIVGTVTIGKTTLNGLIADNMLEFVFDYSSDVYAGGPGDLAQVRIQYTADPASNPVPEPSTMLLLGTGLVGMVAWRMKKAQA; the protein is encoded by the coding sequence ATGAAATCAGTTTTGCGTTCAGGAATGAGTTTGTTGGCGTTAGCGGGGATGTTAATGGTGGCCAGTCCCAGCCATGCCTTATTAGTGGATGCGACCGTCAGTGCGGGGGATGCGGAGATTGATCCCATTCGCCCCGGGGGCACCATCACCTTGAAGTTCAATGGTTTGCCTTCCCTGGCACTCACCGATGCATTGGTGACAGTCACGGTATTTGGAGGCTATCTATCCCCGGACGAATATATCGATTTATCACTCGATGGACTCCCCGGTGGTCGGTGGTTGAACAATAACACTGCGGATGATCTGTTGACCGGCCCTGTTGGGGATGTGGGGAATTCGTATTTTAGTGATATTGTCGGGACGGTGACCATTGGCAAAACTACTCTGAATGGTCTTATCGCCGATAACATGCTTGAATTTGTCTTTGATTATAGTAGCGATGTTTATGCGGGTGGACCTGGAGATTTGGCCCAAGTTCGAATCCAATATACTGCGGATCCCGCGTCGAATCCTGTGCCGGAACCCAGCACGATGTTGTTGTTAGGTACGGGTTTAGTAGGAATGGTGGCCTGGCGTATGAAGAAAGCCCAAGCCTAA
- a CDS encoding PEP-CTERM sorting domain-containing protein, whose protein sequence is MKSVLRSGMSLLALAGMLMVASPSHALLVDATVSAGDAEIDPIRPGGTITLKFNGLPSLALTDALVTVTVFGGYLSPDEYIDLSLDGLPGGRWLNNNTADDLLTGPVGDVGNSYFSDIVGTVTIGKTTLNGLIADNMLEFVFDYSSDVYAGGPGDLAQVRIQYTADPASNPVPEPSTMLLLGTGLVGMVAWRMKKAKA, encoded by the coding sequence ATGAAATCAGTTTTACGTTCAGGAATGAGTTTGTTGGCGTTAGCGGGGATGTTAATGGTGGCCAGTCCCAGCCATGCCTTATTAGTGGATGCGACCGTCAGTGCGGGGGATGCGGAGATTGATCCCATTCGCCCCGGGGGCACCATCACCTTGAAGTTCAATGGTTTGCCTTCCCTGGCACTCACCGATGCATTGGTGACAGTCACGGTATTTGGAGGCTATCTATCCCCGGACGAATATATCGATTTATCACTCGATGGACTCCCCGGTGGTCGGTGGTTGAACAATAACACTGCGGATGATCTGTTGACCGGCCCTGTTGGGGATGTGGGGAATTCGTATTTTAGTGATATTGTCGGGACGGTGACCATTGGCAAAACTACTCTGAATGGTCTTATCGCCGATAACATGCTTGAATTTGTCTTTGATTATAGTAGCGATGTTTATGCGGGTGGACCTGGAGATTTGGCCCAAGTTCGAATCCAATATACTGCGGATCCCGCGTCGAATCCTGTGCCGGAACCCAGCACGATGTTGTTGTTAGGTACGGGTTTAGTAGGAATGGTGGCCTGGCGTATGAAGAAAGCCAAAGCCTAA
- a CDS encoding PEP-CTERM sorting domain-containing protein, whose product MKSLLRSGMSLLALAGMLMVASPSHALLVDATVSAGDAEIDPIRPGGTLTLTLHGLPSVALGDALVTITVFGGYLLPTEYIDLSVDGISGGRWLNNEPLDNPFVIGPIDDKGNSYFGNIVGTATIGMATMNSGILDDHTLEFVFDYSSDVFAGGPGDLAQVQIVYDADPASSPVPEPSTMLLLGTGLVGMVAWRMKKAQA is encoded by the coding sequence ATGAAATCACTACTTCGTTCAGGAATGAGTTTGTTGGCATTAGCAGGGATGTTAATGGTGGCCAGTCCTAGCCATGCCTTATTAGTGGATGCGACCGTCAGTGCGGGGGATGCGGAGATTGATCCGATTCGCCCTGGGGGAACCCTCACCTTGACGTTGCACGGTTTACCTTCCGTGGCACTCGGCGATGCGTTGGTGACCATCACGGTATTCGGAGGTTATTTGCTCCCGACCGAATATATCGATCTGTCCGTGGATGGAATCTCCGGTGGTCGGTGGTTGAACAATGAACCTTTGGACAACCCTTTTGTCATCGGCCCAATCGATGATAAGGGGAATTCGTATTTTGGTAACATTGTTGGGACGGCAACCATTGGCATGGCTACCATGAATAGCGGCATTTTGGATGATCACACGTTAGAGTTTGTCTTTGATTATAGTAGCGATGTTTTCGCCGGTGGACCTGGTGATTTGGCCCAAGTGCAAATCGTCTATGATGCTGATCCCGCGTCGAGCCCTGTGCCGGAACCCAGCACGATGTTGTTGTTGGGCACGGGTTTAGTAGGAATGGTGGCCTGGCGCATGAAAAAAGCCCAAGCCTAA
- a CDS encoding PEP-CTERM sorting domain-containing protein, giving the protein MKTLLRTGMSMLALAGMLMVTAPSYALPVDVTVSAGDAEIDPLVNGGAAGTLTLTMLGLPTVATSDATVTVTVFGDFNSSAEWIDLSVDGISGGRWLNNNDGDDSIVGPTGDVGNQYGSNLVGTAIISTALLNPELADGTLEFLFTYSNNVHNLLAGDFASVRIQYDTVDVAPVPEPSTLLLLGTGLAGVVAWRKKQVQA; this is encoded by the coding sequence ATGAAAACTTTACTTCGAACAGGAATGAGCATGTTAGCGTTGGCGGGAATGTTAATGGTGACCGCCCCCAGCTATGCATTACCAGTGGATGTTACCGTGAGTGCGGGTGATGCGGAAATTGATCCGCTTGTCAATGGTGGAGCCGCGGGAACTCTAACCCTTACAATGTTGGGATTGCCCACGGTGGCGACAAGCGATGCGACAGTGACCGTGACGGTATTCGGAGATTTCAATAGCAGTGCAGAATGGATTGATTTATCCGTTGATGGAATTTCGGGCGGACGTTGGCTGAACAACAATGATGGTGATGACAGCATTGTTGGCCCAACTGGGGATGTCGGCAACCAATATGGATCCAATCTCGTCGGAACGGCGATTATTTCGACGGCTCTGTTGAATCCGGAGTTGGCGGATGGCACCTTGGAGTTCCTCTTTACATATAGCAATAATGTTCACAATTTACTGGCAGGCGACTTTGCCTCTGTTCGCATTCAATATGATACGGTTGATGTTGCTCCGGTTCCAGAACCCAGCACGCTGTTGCTCTTAGGCACCGGCTTAGCGGGTGTGGTGGCTTGGCGCAAGAAACAAGTCCAAGCCTAA
- a CDS encoding PEP-CTERM sorting domain-containing protein, with amino-acid sequence MKTLLRTGMSMLALVGMLMVSTPSYALPVDVTVSAGDAEIDPNIPGGSLTLTMVGLPTVATTDALVTVTVRGDFDHSSEFIDLSVDGLSGGRWLDNNDGNDIIDGPVGDVGGLYTLITGTATISMALLNPELADGTLNFLFDYPLNIHDFGSGDFASVRIQYETVDVAPVPEPSTLLLLGTGLAGVVAWRKKQAHA; translated from the coding sequence ATGAAAACTTTACTTCGAACAGGAATGAGCATGTTAGCGTTGGTTGGAATGTTAATGGTGTCTACCCCCAGCTATGCATTACCAGTGGATGTGACCGTGAGTGCGGGGGACGCGGAAATTGATCCCAATATCCCCGGAGGGTCTTTAACCCTGACGATGGTTGGGTTGCCCACCGTGGCGACGACCGATGCGTTGGTGACGGTGACGGTCCGAGGGGATTTTGATCACTCTTCTGAATTCATCGATTTATCTGTGGATGGGCTTTCTGGTGGTCGATGGCTGGACAACAATGATGGCAATGACATTATTGACGGTCCAGTTGGGGATGTCGGCGGTTTATATACGTTGATTACGGGGACGGCGACCATTTCAATGGCCTTGCTGAACCCGGAATTGGCCGATGGTACATTGAATTTCCTCTTTGATTATCCTCTCAATATTCACGATTTTGGATCAGGCGACTTTGCCTCCGTGCGTATTCAATATGAAACGGTGGATGTGGCCCCGGTTCCGGAACCCAGCACGCTGTTGCTCTTGGGCACCGGCTTAGCGGGGGTAGTAGCCTGGCGCAAGAAACAAGCCCACGCCTAA
- a CDS encoding DUF5989 family protein, translated as MLDFAKELWEFLRERKKFWLLPIITFLVLLGSLIVFTEGSAVAPFIYTLF; from the coding sequence ATGCTCGACTTCGCGAAAGAACTTTGGGAATTTTTAAGAGAACGGAAAAAATTTTGGCTCCTCCCCATCATCACCTTCTTGGTGCTTCTTGGGAGCTTAATTGTATTTACCGAAGGATCAGCAGTCGCACCATTTATCTACACATTGTTCTAG
- a CDS encoding SxtJ family membrane protein has translation MATQTLSHDPPEVQPKQLRSFGFLVGGIFTLIALWPLIIRQEPIRMWAIALGCLLILAGGIVPIVLRPLFVGWMKVGHALGFINTRIILSIGYFLVFTPIGLFRRMMGKDSLQRKLKPDQTTYRSPRQTRQGEHMKKQY, from the coding sequence ATGGCAACCCAAACACTCTCTCATGATCCACCCGAAGTTCAACCCAAACAGCTTCGTTCATTTGGCTTTCTGGTCGGTGGCATATTCACACTCATTGCTCTCTGGCCACTGATCATTCGGCAAGAACCGATTCGCATGTGGGCCATTGCTCTCGGCTGCCTATTAATTTTGGCTGGGGGGATCGTCCCCATTGTGTTACGACCACTTTTTGTGGGCTGGATGAAAGTCGGCCATGCACTCGGGTTCATCAACACGCGTATCATTTTGAGCATTGGATACTTTTTGGTCTTTACCCCTATTGGCCTTTTTCGGCGAATGATGGGGAAAGATTCGCTTCAACGAAAACTTAAACCCGATCAAACCACGTATCGATCCCCGCGCCAAACAAGGCAGGGGGAGCATATGAAAAAACAATATTAA
- a CDS encoding carbamoyltransferase: protein MNSIHSQLDSTKKAQANTKSDIWILGISGFYHDSAACLIKNGHIIAAAQEERFSRKKHDARFPIHAITYCLKEGKITLSDLETIAFYEKPFLKFERLLETYLSYAPKGLISFWQAMPVWLKEKLFLKNRLTKQFENLESLKGPGPIPPLSFPEHHESHAASAFYPSPYEQAAILCMDGVGEWATTSVWTGNKNSITPQWEIPFPHSLGLLYSAFTYYTGFRVNSGEYKVMGLAPYGQPTYTKLIKDHLIDIKPDGTFRLNMEYFNFCTGLTMTNSKFDDLFGGPPRTPESTLTQREMDLARSVQEVTEEVMLQLGRTVHRETGMDYLCMAGGVALNCVGNGRLLREGPFKGIWIQPAAGDAGGAVGAALQVYHHMLDHPRTCHPSKDAMQGSYLGPACSNEDIEQYLNTVDAVYTRYSDSEFFDVVAKALAEGKIIGWFQGRMEFGPRALGGRSILGDPRNPKMQSNMNLKIKYRESFRPFAPAVLRERVTDYFELDSDSPYMLIVAPVVKHRRIPQGPNPDNLWGIDLLNQARSDIPAVTHLDYSARVQTVHEETNPRYYRLLQNFEKQTGCPVLVNTSFNVRGEPIVCSPEDAFRCFMRTEMDLLVLENCVLFKSDQKPWEEETDWKEEFALD from the coding sequence ATGAACTCAATACACTCTCAGCTAGATTCAACCAAAAAAGCCCAAGCGAACACCAAAAGCGATATTTGGATCCTAGGCATCTCTGGCTTTTATCACGATAGCGCCGCCTGTTTGATTAAAAACGGACACATCATTGCCGCGGCCCAAGAAGAACGATTTTCCCGCAAAAAACATGATGCCCGTTTCCCCATTCACGCCATCACGTATTGCCTCAAAGAAGGAAAAATTACCCTAAGCGATCTCGAGACCATCGCATTTTATGAAAAACCGTTTTTAAAATTTGAACGACTTCTTGAAACCTATCTCTCATATGCACCCAAGGGCCTGATATCTTTTTGGCAAGCTATGCCGGTATGGCTCAAAGAAAAACTATTCCTCAAAAACCGACTCACGAAGCAATTTGAGAACTTGGAATCCTTAAAAGGCCCAGGACCAATTCCACCCTTGTCATTTCCTGAACACCATGAGTCGCATGCCGCCTCTGCCTTTTATCCCTCTCCCTACGAACAAGCGGCCATTCTCTGTATGGATGGCGTCGGTGAATGGGCCACTACCTCTGTGTGGACGGGCAACAAGAATTCCATCACGCCACAATGGGAAATCCCGTTCCCGCATTCTCTCGGCCTCTTATACTCTGCATTCACCTATTACACAGGATTTAGGGTCAACTCCGGCGAATATAAGGTCATGGGACTCGCCCCTTATGGCCAACCAACCTATACAAAATTGATTAAGGACCATCTCATCGACATCAAACCTGATGGTACCTTCCGGCTCAACATGGAATACTTCAACTTCTGCACCGGATTAACCATGACGAATTCAAAGTTTGACGACCTCTTTGGTGGTCCCCCTCGCACACCTGAGTCCACGCTCACGCAACGTGAAATGGACCTAGCACGATCCGTTCAGGAGGTCACCGAAGAAGTCATGCTCCAACTTGGCCGAACCGTTCATCGCGAAACTGGTATGGACTATCTATGCATGGCCGGCGGAGTGGCCTTGAACTGCGTCGGCAATGGGCGTCTCCTGCGGGAAGGCCCCTTCAAAGGAATTTGGATTCAACCCGCCGCCGGAGATGCGGGCGGGGCCGTGGGCGCAGCCTTACAAGTCTATCATCACATGCTTGACCATCCACGCACCTGTCATCCATCAAAAGATGCGATGCAAGGCTCCTATCTTGGGCCGGCGTGCTCAAACGAAGACATCGAACAATACCTGAACACCGTTGATGCAGTTTACACCCGATATTCCGACAGCGAGTTTTTCGACGTCGTCGCAAAAGCCCTGGCCGAAGGCAAAATAATCGGATGGTTTCAAGGACGCATGGAATTTGGCCCTCGGGCCCTTGGTGGACGCAGTATTTTGGGTGATCCCCGAAATCCCAAAATGCAATCCAACATGAATCTTAAGATTAAGTATCGGGAATCCTTCCGCCCATTTGCCCCAGCGGTCCTGCGAGAACGCGTCACTGACTATTTTGAACTCGACTCAGACAGCCCCTACATGCTCATCGTGGCCCCTGTCGTTAAACATCGACGCATCCCCCAGGGTCCAAACCCTGACAACCTTTGGGGAATCGACCTCCTAAATCAGGCACGATCCGACATCCCGGCAGTTACGCATTTGGATTATTCTGCGCGGGTCCAAACCGTTCACGAGGAAACCAACCCGCGTTACTATCGGCTCCTCCAAAACTTTGAAAAACAAACAGGATGTCCCGTTCTCGTCAATACCTCGTTCAACGTGAGAGGAGAACCCATCGTCTGCTCCCCGGAGGATGCCTTCCGCTGCTTTATGCGAACGGAAATGGACCTCCTGGTCCTAGAAAATTGCGTGCTGTTTAAATCAGACCAAAAACCCTGGGAAGAAGAAACCGACTGGAAGGAAGAATTCGCTTTAGATTGA
- the msrA gene encoding peptide-methionine (S)-S-oxide reductase MsrA yields MTDSPSSPPSGKEIATLGAGCFWCIEAAFDMLKGVESVESGYMGGKHPNPSYEAVCTGVTGHAEVVQVTFDPSIISFRDILQVFFSLHDPTTLNRQGNDVGTQYRSVVFYHSPEQEKTAKAVISSLTADNLFDAPIVTEVSPAQPFYMGEDYHQEYFVRNPMQPYCSYLIGPKIAKFRKQFESKLKT; encoded by the coding sequence ATGACCGATTCTCCCTCATCCCCACCGTCCGGAAAAGAAATAGCCACACTCGGAGCCGGATGTTTTTGGTGCATAGAGGCCGCGTTTGACATGTTGAAGGGTGTGGAGTCTGTAGAGTCTGGCTATATGGGCGGGAAACACCCCAATCCATCATATGAAGCTGTCTGCACCGGAGTCACAGGACATGCGGAAGTGGTACAGGTCACCTTCGATCCTTCCATCATTTCATTTCGAGATATTCTCCAAGTATTTTTTTCGCTTCACGATCCGACCACATTGAATCGTCAGGGTAACGACGTCGGGACTCAATATCGATCTGTTGTTTTCTATCATTCACCGGAACAAGAAAAAACGGCGAAAGCGGTAATCTCATCCCTCACTGCCGACAACCTGTTTGATGCGCCCATAGTCACGGAAGTCTCTCCCGCACAACCCTTCTACATGGGAGAGGATTATCACCAGGAATATTTTGTGCGGAATCCCATGCAGCCCTATTGCTCGTACCTCATTGGCCCAAAAATCGCCAAATTCCGGAAACAATTTGAATCCAAATTAAAAACTTAA